A single Lolium perenne isolate Kyuss_39 chromosome 6, Kyuss_2.0, whole genome shotgun sequence DNA region contains:
- the LOC127320970 gene encoding peroxisome biogenesis protein 7 produces the protein MPAFKAPAPGFSVRFSPFHENRLLAATSQHFGLVGNGHLLVLDLSAAGPAGPGLAPLFSFPTSDALFDCAWSESHDSLCAAASGDGSVRLFDVTLPPAQNPVRLFREHAREVHGIDWNPVRRDAFLSASWDDTLKLWSPDRPASVRTFRGHEYCVYAAAWSARHPDVFASASGDRTARVWDVREPAPTLVIPAHDHEVLSLDWDKYDPSILATGSVDKSIRVWDVRSPRAPLAQLAGHGYAVKRVKFSPHRQGMLMSCSYDMTVCMWDYRKEDALLARYAHHTEFVAGIDMSVLTEGLLASTGWDEMVYVWPFGSDPRAM, from the coding sequence ATGCCGGCGTTCAAGGCCCCGGCGCCGGGCTTCTCCGTCCGCTTCAGCCCGTTCCACGAGAACCGCCTCCTCGCCGCCACCTCGCAGCACTTCGGCCTCGTCGGCAACGGCCAcctcctcgtcctcgacctcTCCGCCGCCGGCCCCGCCGGCCCCGGCCTCGCTCCGCTCTTCTCCTTCCCCACCTCCGACGCGCTCTTCGACTGCGCCTGGTCCGAGTCGCACGACTCCCTCTGCGCCGCCGCCTCGGGGGACGGCTCCGTCCGTCTCTTCGACGTCACGCTCCCGCCCGCGCAGAACCCCGTCCGCCTCTTCCGGGAGCACGCGCGGGAGGTCCACGGCATCGACTGGAACCCCGTCCGCCGCGACGCCTTCCTCTCCGCCTCCTGGGACGACACCCTCAAGCTCTGGTCCCCCGACCGCCCCGCCTCCGTCCGCACCTTCCGCGGCCACGAGTACTGCGTCTACGCCGCCGCCTGGTCCGCGCGCCACCCGGACGTCTTCGCGTCCGCGTCCGGCGACCGCACGGCGCGCGTGTGGGACGTGCGCGAGCCGGCGCCCACCCTCGTCATCCCGGCTCACGAccacgaggtgctctccctcgatTGGGACAAGTACGACCCTTCCATCCTAGCCACCGGCTCCGTTGACAAGTCCATCCGCGTCTGGGACGTCCGCTCGCCGCGGGCGCCCCTCGCCCAGCTCGCGGGGCATGGCTACGCCGTCAAGCGCGTCAAGTTCTCGCCGCACCGACAGGGCATGCTTATGTCCTGCTCCTATGACATGACGGTCTGCATGTGGGATTACCGGAAAGAGGATGCCCTGCTTGCCAGGTACGCCCACCACACCGAGTTTGTAGCCGGGATAGACATGAGCGTGCTCACCGAGGGGCTGCTAGCAAGCACTGGGTGGGATGAGATGGTTTATGTCTGGCCATTTGGGAGTGATCCCAGAGCAATGTAA